The Amphiura filiformis chromosome 13, Afil_fr2py, whole genome shotgun sequence genome segment aaagtccggctgTTTAcgaactgagctaatggggttgagacacacatttgcaggtttacttgttcgtatatggcTTCTTGTCTTTCATTTTGTTCGAAATATTTGTGGAATATGTCGCGCATCAGAATGATGCCATTTCTGGAACATTTTCGAAGCAAGAAGCTTGTATTTAGAGCGGGGATTTTGAACATGAGAACTGTAACGTGAATACCAGTAGTTAAACGTGTGATGGCTCCGTGCGCGAATTCACTGCCTTGAAGCGCTTGCAGCAATTAGAAATTAGCTGCGTGGCTAATCTATGCTTGTGGATTTGGACCAATCATGTGATACCTCTTGTgggaaaacaaaagaattatttataaaatcataTGCATTTAAATATCTCACTGNNNNNNNNNNNNNNNNNNNNNNNNNNNNNNNNNNNNNNNNNNNNNNNNNNNNNNNNNNNNNNNNNNNNNNNNNNNNNNNNNNNNNNNNNNNNNNNNNNNNNNNNNNNNNNNNNNNNNNNNNNNNNNNNNNNNNNNNNNNNNNNNNNNNNNNNNNNNNNNNNNNNNNNNNNNNNNNNNNNNNNNNNNNNNNNNNNNNNNNNtacgatacaatacaatacagccagccatttatatagcgccctccaaggaccacatcgctttccaaaacaaaaaacaaaacaaacaaaaaaacatataataatgatgatacaaTATACAATGGCAGTCTACCTATATAAAATTTGAAGATGTCCAGCGTTATGGCCTGCCTGATGTTGATTGGGAGAGAATTCCATCAAAGACCAGCATTTGAAACGCTCTATCACCTGTGAGAGTTCTTGTTTGGGGAACAAAGAGAAGTGTTGTGCTACCTGTACTTAAGGCCTACACGATTTTCAttctttaaatcaatatattattgaaacataacactttgatattttgcaaaagttcattctacaaatcatatactttgaaaacggcttgatttattgttgataataagttatgtgcgttttacaaaagtgttactgtttcagccctctttacaacataagtcaagaACAACGGGACcttcaaaagtatatctgtaatatttggattccttctacatgctcgctatgatatcatcaatgcaattttgccaaagctcactaccattcgcaagatgatgtgaactaccaaatcgcaacagtttagaaTAGTTACTAACCTTTATTCATTTAGGGTCTGTGTTCACAGCAAGTTTCATCCATTACAAACCTATAATATAAtacgatacaatacaatacagccagccatttatatagcgccctccaaggaccacagcgctttcaaaaaaaaaaaaaaaaaaaacataataatgatgatacaATATTACAATGGCAGTCTACCTATATAAAATTTGAAGATGTCCAGCGTTATGGCCTGCCTGATGTTGATTGGGAGAGAATTCCATCAAAGACCAACATTTGAAACGCTCTATCACCTGTGAGAGTTCTTGTTTGGGGAACAAAGAGAAGTGTTGTGCTACCTGTACTTAAGGGTACACGATTTTCAttctttaaatcaatatattattgaaacataacactttgatgttttgcaaaagttcattctacaaatcatatactttgaaaacggcttgatttattgttgataataagttatgtgcgttttacaaaagtgttactgtttcagccctctttacaacataagtcaagaaccacgggaccttcaaaagtatatctgtaatatttggatccttctacatgctcgctatatGATatcatcaatgcaatttttgccaaagctcactaccattcgcaagatgatgtgaactaccaaatcgcaacagtttagaaTAGTTACTAACCTTTATTCATTTAGGGTCTGTGTTAACAGCAAGTTTCATCCAAGAAATGAGAGTCGGAGCATACTGTGTATCTAtgtgacaactaatggtcgctttgctttaaaataatactagaaaattAGAGcaaccaattagatacattttgataccaagctgaattcattttcatgagtcaAAGTttagtttatatttcccctaccccttaatattgttatatttacgctgttagacatagacaATAATTGAATAGAATTGATACCTAGATGAAATCAATTTCAAGAGTAAAATTTTGGGTTCTGGTGGTTTATTtttccctacccttaatattttgctattttatgctgatatacgagggaaatcgaCATCCGTTTTATTTTCTAATTGTTCGTCTTTTTTAATCCAGTGGTTACTCAcatcctacacataaatattcaaattattacatcaatggaaacctaacagattttgtaaatggaagttggcgCGGtgtagtgacatattaagacatgtgcacacacacacacaccccatcacACCCTTCCCCCTCCCCTCACCCACACACATACCagcacccccacacaccacatcccacagacaccccaacaaATTCATACACATATAAATTGGAACTGTTACATCAATGTTTGCCTTGATATGCttcacattaaaaacaaaataaaacatgaaaatttaaatttgaaaattgaaactTAATCAATTTTGAAAGTATAAATTGGTATAGTTGTGAGACTTGTGTCAAACCTCACACATGGTTTAGAAAAATCAGATTTCCACTCGTTTACATGGTTTATGGACTATACGAGcgtatacttccaaatatgctcaaatgaaacctgtttttgttttaaaataatactagaaaaatcaattagctacatattgataccaaaattaatttaatatcatgagtaaaagttgatttcctggagtttatatctcccctaccccttaattttgtttttattttttgtgattttatgcgattatacgtccatatataaaatgacctgtaaaatagtgatacaacaatttgAGATCACTACCTATCTAGCAGTGATGCAGAGTgaccatactaactacctatggtgtcaaaccttgtctGTAGTGGGGGTGAACGAACTCAATTTTTTGCGGTTGCTGCTCCTAGCCTACTAGCAGATAGTatggtgtaccatgagggacaaacaaacttaaatattttttttacaaacttaaaataatttttgcaactCTTGAAAAAGTGTGCTTGTCCTTCGTGGTACACCATAAGATAGTGTGAAACTCAACATGTAGATAAAATACGGTAAACTTGGCTATAATTAATTGTATGATCGTGCAGCATAACGCTAAATTAAATGAAAGTATAAGAACTTCCATGCCACCATAGACTGATGCCACACGTGTTTTCAATCAATTTTGTCGCGGTAGTGATGGATACATAAATGTTGCTTGTTCTTAAAAATAACAACACGATTTATAAATTAACGACGGAAAGGacgtttaaggttagcaactattttaaactgttgcgatttggtagttcacagcacttgcgaatggtagtgagctttggcaaaaattgcattgatcattaagcgactgtgtagaagaattcaaatatcacagatatactgtttaggtcctgtggttcttgagttatgtttgttgtaaagaggtctgaaacaacaacacttttgtaaaacgtacataactaaataacaacataaatcaaagcaagttgtcaaagtatatgatttgtagaatcaacttttgcaaaacatccaaagtgttatttttcaataatatagtgATTAAGATATTGAAAATCGATAGTAATTGTGTTGAGATGCTTAAAACAAGGGACATCGAAGAAAGAAGTGAGTACAGAATGAGAGGAAGTAAGCAACACTTTTCGATAACATTTCATGCTAATGTTTGATGCATCACTACCAACAGCCTACAttaaaatttcaacaacaaaaaatacacaaacattATGCAACACTTGAATATGTTGAATGAATATTTTAGCTTACATGAACATGGTGAAAAAGGGTAATCAAAGAGTACAAAAATGCCCACTATTATTTCATTGATTCTGGAGCAAGACATTCCGAATTAAAATAATGCAATGATCGGCCATGCAGCTGCAGCGTGATATTTAACCAAACAAAACGTGAATTCAATAATCACCAAGATCAGACTGATAGATGAAGTTGTGAGCAGTGTCTTCATCCTAAATACCAACCATTGCACATGTTATGTGTCGTCACTTGGAGCTAAAACATATCATGATATCATCGCTTTATGGCAAAGTTAAGTATCCCTGATAAAATATGAGGGCTACGAAATTGACCTGATATTATTCAGAAGGAGATACTGTACTCAAAGCATTCAAATGTCATTTTAGGGGTATACAAATATATTGTATAAAAGAACTCAGTCCTGACAATTTGTCTGTTTGAAATCCCAGTATGTGTTCACCAGCCTTATACCATCATACATGAAACTCCTACAGCAACTGCTTAAAAACTTGTATCATTTAAACTTCAAGGATCAATTTGTCTCGGAATGGGATTTGAAAATGCTGAAGGGTTTCTTAACCGCATTTTTACAATCACGGAAAATCGCTGAGAGGTATATAGGATAAATGGATCTAATGGACAGGTTTTGCGCGTCGCTCCATTTGATTTGTAGGTAATCTTATAACGTTTTATCGAGGATCAACATTGACTTTGTTATTATAGCTCTACATGTTTCGTGTACTCTTTACGTctagtattttgatgtgttaAATTTCTTCAAGCGATTTAATCTGATGGTGTTGTGGTTTGGGTTTCTTATTTGTACGGGCATGTCGTTTGCAAACTGTACGACTCAAGTTTGTATGTTTATAGGTATGTGAAATTGGTTTAAAGAGGCTCTTTGAATGGTTATAAAATCACCCAATGTCATCCAATTTTCTTATAAAACCACTTAACGCTGCATTATAAAAGAGGTAAATGTCTGTTTGtaacaaactaaaaatataaaACCTAGTACAACTAGCATTACATTTTTATGTTCAAATATACCAAACAATTCCATTAAAAAGCTTAAATTTTTTTAGAATTAAAAGCATTGATATATGCTCAAAttgatatatgtttcaaattgtATACGGAGAGCTCTCAATAGTTTGACTGTACCGTTCTGCTCTATTATTTGAAGAATTGTGATAGGAGGAGTGCAACAGccttaaagcagtatacagactttttattgtacacaATATTGTatcaatatgtacgttatttaatctattgccattctatttccagtaatgttttacGAAACAAAAAAGTTCTAACGAATAAAAGTTCTAACAGTaaaaagttctaacgaatgtttgatgactaaaatcgataatatatttctgctagatattgtatgtaacatattatcgatttttcgtcataaACATTCGGAGGAAATGTGGCAATAGCTTATTGTATACATACAATATATACGTACAATActcgagtctgaagcgcgcttaacatTACATATTATATCGAATTTAAAATATCGACCTATAATCACCTGAGCGCTACTATTAACAGCTTAAAGGCAGAGTCATAGCATGTGAGTTGTGGACTCATCTGAATGTCGTATTCCGTGGTTTTTAATAAATGAAATTGAATATGTAAGTGATGTTCCCGTTTCCGTTTCAAATTGGGTATATTGGGTATATTTGTCCCAACTTAATGCTAAAAAAAAGAAGTTATGTCTCATAGTCGCCGCGCGCGTTCGTTgttcttagcgcgtccatgtcacatcacaccactcttcgtcatagataaattcgcccagtcatatttcccaaatatgaaattaaaaaagaagtgaaattcagtttggcagaggtgggcctcgaacccacgccgcagcTGCATTCAGAATCTCcaagtccagcgcactaatccatCGAACCACATGAGTTGTTGGTATAGGTTataggcagggttgccaaaagatttcagcccaaatcgcgggtcaaataatcgaaaagtcgcccaatttttctctttaccaaaaccattggtttctatggggcaggaaactatcggaagtcgcgggagccaatgttgaaaagtcgctcaAATTTTTGTCTACCAAATCGAGGGTTTGgcaataggcaactccaacatttctcggatagaaatacaacaatacgtgtattGTGCTGCACACAATACATAATATCGATTTTGGCTGCATCGTGCATGGTATATCTGTCCGTGCAATGTATAGGAATTCTGcaattttcttgtaggcctatagtccccggagtatagacgttgggtttcccccaagtttattcaagatttccacatagaacccccaagatgtttttagaaaatggaagattagattatcataaaaacgatacagtaatctttatcggggttctatgtacagaattacatagatttttcatcattttttaagcgtctattttcagtaaattcaaaaaatattttgacgtatataaaattgaaataaaattctcctcctcctaaacaacaccaaatgtaccacaattgggtatcacaaatcgttctacatgttgtgcagttaatattcatatattcctttatacgTAGAATGCTTCactttttacataaaaatatttcagcgaaaacccgcTCACCCTgctattttataaagataatcaGACTTCCTAGAACacgcaataattagcattaaaaccaagttgtttttaaCGCATTTTAAAAACGCTTTGGCCAACGGCGAAGGCCGCTGTGATGTCACATCATCTGAAACAGCAAATCCCTTcagttttttgccgtaaaatcatgaaattctgagacatattTTGAAGACAAATTACTTAGTTTATTTTTAAggtattgatatttgtacttcaattgtgtagaTCAACCAAACTTTTATGCCGTGTACTTATGAACACTCGAAAAATACATTTGCACACAAAAttaggttttaaaaaaatctttaaaaaataaaaaataaaaataaaaaacgcattccgcattcgtttttgaaattgCCTTGGGCTCTGAGACATAACATCATTATTTGGCCTAATTCCTTTATTTCAGAAAACCTATAAAGACGTTTAGGCTATCACTAAATTGTTTGCGCATTGCGCAATCTTCCGACTTCTTATAAGAATTCTTTACATATAATTTCTTCCATCCGAACTTCACAGACCAATCAACGCACAGGTCGCATTACAAGCCATAAAGTGAAGTGTTTTAATATGCGGCTTGAGAAAACAACGAGCATTCATTTATGAATAGGACAGTAGTCTCACTTTGAATGATCACGAAGTAAACAACATTATTACAGGTATTTGAAAATGTTTCTTCCTTGAGCGCGTCGGAGTATTTTTGGCACTAATATAATATATTGTGATGTGCATTTTATgtcaatctaatttgattttttttttaatttaaaaaactatttctcaaaaaatcaagtttgtttACAGTAACAAAGTCAGTGagatatattatttattatgttgGGTGTTCCCGCATAAAATAATTTGTATGTAAAAAAACCCTTATTATTAGAGTTTCCAGTTTATTGTTTATATGAAAGCTGGAAGAAAAGGGATAATCTGGCCAGCAGAGTATTGCAAGGGTTAAGCTGCAGGATTGCAGCTACGTACTCTCAAAGAAGTAACTTACAAACCAGTCATTAATTGTGTACCCAAGGTGCTACTAATCCAGCCAGAACGAAGGAAATTTGGAGTACACCAAAAATCTTTCCCAAAAATAGAATTTGTTTGGATTTATTATGTCCGAGTCTAGCAGAAGTATTGTTTATGAAAGGACGTGTCTTTCAATtatcgcgtttcacaatacgatgcgccgccagcggttgcttttggcagtcaaattttcgactccagagtcgacatcgccgttatAGCtactattgaattttcacgcgagtgtgataataaatagagagcttgcgaaatggcgttactttaactttaactttaacgtctagaggattatagaggattatgtatttaaaaccaaggtggttttgaatacataatcctctataatcctccagacgttaaagttaaagttaaagtaacgccatttcgcaagctctctaatatgttgaaaacagctccacgaaggattccctgtgatcaatagatagaaaatggatctactatagttgtaaattgttgttttagtgtgcattcgcatgtaacatcattataatgacatttaaacccacaatgatgcatgttcctgtattgcattcgtatcccagcaaacacaaaacgttttcgacatcattcgcaaaaggttataaaaggttgtcagaaaacgtttaaatgtcgggttatataaagggtacattaatggtataaaacgttttcataacattaaataacatgtgttggtaatttactgcacaacaaacacaaatgttttacagaagacatttaaatgtcgggttatataaagggtataaaacgttttaataacattccaaaaacatttttgaaaactttgtaccaatcattctaaacagaatgttattttggggttaaaaattattttgcaaaaatgtttgcccaaaatatttacaataacgtttttaaaatgttttcacgacctttatataacccgacatttaaatgttattaaaacgttgtgtaaaaaatattttcagaacatttctgtgtttgctgggtgcaaatattttaacataatgttatttaagtgttgacaaaatatttggccaaaaatatcatttcgaaaacaatttaaaaatattgttgtagtgtgttttcatacaaaacgttttaaaatgatttcatgacctttatataacccgacattttaatgttattaaaacgtttttacctaaaccaaaacccaaaaaataacttatttaaaacgttttacaaacgtttttgtgtttgctgggagtacGCGGGCTTTtgatgtcgactcattttcccatgatacactgcgtattttggcctcgacccagcgaccgctggaggcgcatcgtattgtgaaacgcgagaattaaaTGGAACAGACTGAGGAAACTGTTTCAAGTCTACATAATACTTCGATGAACAAGTTTGAAACAAGATATTGTTATGTGCCCCCACaatattccataatatttattaaaagttaTATAGTTCGTCATCAGACATTAGCTTTCACTTGTTCTGATGTTTATCTCCATTCTCCATTTGTTTAtacatggaatattctagaaATTCATGGAAAATGGTTATCAGTAAAGTGAACAAGAAATTCACATTTAGTTATATGTAGAAGTTTTGGAAGATTAAACGCTTGCGCTATTAGAGTAACAATCTATAGAGATTAATGattctgattggcttgtggtgatgtTATGAGCTATATTTAGAAATCATATACTGATCAATACATGATCATAAGTTGTTCTATATATTAAACAGTGTGTTTTTGTGTTTGATGTTGAGAGAACTcggtataattaaagaccgaatgaAAATGACTAgtttgctgacctgcgcagttgacaggacatcattcgcaaactattcttttaattcggtcttcaattatagcaggtgattttggcctgggtcattttaggGACCATAACAAAATACGATCAGATAGTCGTCCGGAACTTTGAGTGCAACATTGTTTCAAGAGTAAAAAGCTGGTAATATTAATCTGTTGCAGTAAATTCCGTGATTGTTGTATTTATGTCTATTATGTTCACACATTGCCATGCATATTGTACTTACAAATATATTGTTATTGACCTATACGAACAGTgtaatgaaaaaagaaatggtGGTGGTATCCATTAATGATAAAAGGCTAATCAACACAGATATATATATACCAACGTGAAATGTCTGGTGGGTAGGTATAGATCTGTTAattcataatatttatttatttattaagtcaTATTTTACCAGGGTAGCCCAGTCAGTGCATAGCACATGATATACATAGGGCCCTATGAAATAtgcatttcatcttgtcaaaaccaaacgTTATTTACtgtactgacctgacagtttcgaccatctttggcgatggccatcttcagagtgGTGTTTTTCGAGCCAACTTCTGTACACCAACTAGGGTGCAACAGCGCACAGAAGATGGCCAtccccaagatggtcgaaactgacAGGTCAATAAAATAACTTATGgatttgacaagatgaaatgtatattatgagtttctaaaacctaatgaacctTTTAAGAAGATCGGTTAATTCTTGACTTATTggtcaaaataatacattttcctataactcaagaactgtaaaaCCAACGGAATGTTActgtcatttttcaaaattttcattcAGATAGATTTCTCACTTTGCAAAGAAAGATttggatttttggaaaaaaattagacACATTTAGCAAACGAAAAGGTCCAAATACatccaaaaaaataaagaagaaaacaaGCAATAAGTAATAGAAAAGTAAAATACCAGGTGTCAGAAGATACGAATAATAAGACTACAGTCGTCAAATTGGTTTGTTGTTGCATAGACTAGCATGTTGATCGACTTGACCGCTGGTGCGTCCTACTTTATTACATAATCTAATGATACTGACACCGGATTTGCGACCCAATATATACATGTAAACCCGGATCTGTGATTCCCATTGATCATTTTATATGATGATGAAGAAGCGTGCTAGTTTTACGTTATGTCGCTGATGGAATCTGTAAGCAGTTAGGTAATTACAGATATTCTATACCACGTGTGCCTATGAAATGGTGATAGATTAGCGCGTGTCTTGGATGCTTCGAATGATAGTAAATTATTGTTGCAGAAATGTGACACAATCAGACCAAAGTCGAAAATAATGAAATCGAAATATAGGTAAATATAAGGAGcaaaaataatagaaaatataaaaagatTAACATGTAAAAAGTTTATATCTTGGCAACCAAGTATGCCGTGGAAATTTCAGTTAGGTTATGTTTGGCCCAGACCACTCTCTTGGGCACTCGAAGTGTTGGTGGTGAGTGCGTATAACCTTTCTGGATAAATATAAAGCTGTAAAATAGCCAACTTTTTGTCATATACCGTAAATACTCGATTGTGCTTACTATCgtgcgcttttgaaaacatgaaattgtaccaaagtccggctgTTTAcgaactgagctaatggggttgagacacacatttgcaggtttacttgttcgtatatggcTTCTTGTCTTTCATTTTGTTCGAAATATTTGTGGAATATGTCGCGCATCAGAATGATGCCATTTCTGGAACATTTTCGAAGCAAGAAGCTTGTATTTAGAGCGGGGATTTTGAACATGAGAACTGTAACGTGAATACCAGTAGTTAAACGTGTGATGGCTCCGTGCGCGAATTCACCGCCTTGAAGCGCTTGCAGCAATTAGAAATTAGCTGCGTGGCTAATCTATGCTTATGGACGGGACCAATCATGTGATACCTCTTGTGGGAAAACAAagaattatttataaaatcataTGCATTTAAATATCTCACTGGTCTTTTCCAGCTACTTCAGGACCCTGCTTCTAGCGGATACGGACACAGACTTGATTGTGTACATCTTACAGTATAGGCCTAATTTGTACtgtattttcaattttcattaaTCAATGTGCCATTGTTGGCAATACATAAATTTGAAGTTGATTTCTCCATTATTTAAAACAAGGATACCTGGTTAGGCCTAATTAGGCCTACTAAGTGCAATGGAAAAAAGAAGATAATTTGTTTTTACTAGGTCAAGTAATTCAAGTATGCTAAAGACTATATCTATATCGAAATTGAAATATGTTTGTAGGTTTGTATGCAAAATCTTTGCTTGTCAAATGTCAAGTTGTTTTGTTTATAGTTATACCACATCAATTCACAATCACATGTACTCTGATTCTGAACATACAATGCCATCTATACAAATTATGAAAGGAAATAAATGGCATTTACCTTATAGGGGCCTTCATATTCATGGTAATATAGGTTATTATTTTAATTCAGAATAGATAAGTTTCTAAATTTACTTTCCCTTGTGTTTATCTACAGATATTAATTTGTCACGGTGCTCAATCTGCAGACAGTCAATCACTAGTGACAAACATCACAAACATGTCCAGCTTCGTAAGCAAGGAAAAAACCCAATGTGGCTATTGTGGCATCAAGATAAGAAGAGACAAACTCAAGAACCACACTAAATTGAAACATCGAGGGCAACCAGTCAGTGAAAAGGGGTGGCAGAACATTGCATCTGTATTTGGCAAAAAGCGTTCAGTGCCTTTACAACCGAAAGACGACGACAATCCAGACACTGCGCACCATGAAGATACACATGTTTCAAGTGCAGAAAGTGAGAGTGAAGAAGAAACTACTGAGATGGCTGCGGCAAGTGATTCAGATGTTCATATGACTGATGAAGGGAGTGACACAGATGTTCCTATCCCGGTTCCTATGGCAGAAAATGCAAGCAACCCTGTTCCTACTGCCACTGCAATTCCTCTCATCAACAAAACCTTGCCATTCCCTACTGACCCTGTCCACTTCATTAACAAACCGGTGACACCAGAACTATGTCATGCCATCCTCGCTGAAGGGCCTTGCCAGCCAGGTTTGAACGAAGGGTTTGACTTTGCAAAGAATGAGAAAGGTCGTAGTTTCGTTCGACAGTGGTATTGTCCTAAACTTAAAAATGGCATGAAATCGTATCGTGACTGGCTAGTATATTCACCAGCTAAAGACCGTGCATATTGCTTTCCCTGCTGGTTATTTGCTAATAAATCTGATCCTGCATATAACCCCAACTTTGCTGATCCAAATGAAGGATACAAAAGATGGCGAGATGCTAGCACAAAATTTGTCAATCATGAGAACTGCGACCTCCATAAACAAGCAGTGAAGGTTTTAATAGAAACAAAACTGCGCTTGAAATTGGGCAAATCTGTAAATCAAGAACAGCAACGCGCTCGTGAAAGACAGGTAATGGAAAATCGCAAAGTTCTTTGTAGGCTTCTCGATGCAACACTATACTTATCAAAACAGAACTTAGCATTCAGGGGCCACAATGAATCTATCAAAGCTGTTCGACAATCACAAGAAACCGCTCATTCATGTTTTGGAAAATCATCACAAGATGGTAACTTTCTAGAACTTATCAAGCTCTTGGCTAAGTATGATGCCTCAATAGCAAAGCATTTAGCAACTGCCCCAAAAAATGCCAGCTATTTAAGTCCGCAAATTCAAAATGAATTCATCAGTTCCATAGCACAGGTCATTCAAGATCGCATAATAGCAGAAATTAAGCAGGCTCATTATTTTGGCGTGATCATGGACTCCACAATTGACATTTCCCATGTTGATCAGCTGTCATTTTGCATCCGTTACGTTGATGAACACTTCAGAATACAAGAACGGTTTCTTCTATTTACCGACATAAACAAATCTGACTCCCAATCATTATTTGATCGATTGAAGGAAATCTTGGCAGATTTGGGACTGGAAATCAAGCTGATAAGAAGTCAGTCATACGACGGCGCTGCAAACATGAGCGGGAAACTCTCTGGCCTGCAGACACGCGTCAAGGAAGAAAATGATCTTGCGCTTTATGTGCACTGCTGTGCACATAACTTAAATCTGGTATTGTGCGATGCCTGCAGTGAATGCACAGAAGCTATTACTTTTTTTGGAACAATTCAAAAAATATACAACTTTTTCACAAAGAGTCAACCGCGGCATAATGCTCTGGAAGCTGCCCAAAAAGAGCTTAGTCTTCCAGCCAAAAAGCTCCACAAACAATGTGATACCAGATGGTACTGTAAACAAGAGGCAGTAAAATCCATCAAAGAAACCTATCCGGCCTTATTACTAGCCCTTGAAAATCTTGCGGAA includes the following:
- the LOC140167780 gene encoding zinc finger MYM-type protein 1-like, translated to MSSFVSKEKTQCGYCGIKIRRDKLKNHTKLKHRGQPVSEKGWQNIASVFGKKRSVPLQPKDDDNPDTAHHEDTHVSSAESESEEETTEMAAASDSDVHMTDEGSDTDVPIPVPMAENASNPVPTATAIPLINKTLPFPTDPVHFINKPVTPELCHAILAEGPCQPGLNEGFDFAKNEKGRSFVRQWYCPKLKNGMKSYRDWLVYSPAKDRAYCFPCWLFANKSDPAYNPNFADPNEGYKRWRDASTKFVNHENCDLHKQAVKVLIETKLRLKLGKSVNQEQQRARERQVMENRKVLCRLLDATLYLSKQNLAFRGHNESIKAVRQSQETAHSCFGKSSQDGNFLELIKLLAKYDASIAKHLATAPKNASYLSPQIQNEFISSIAQVIQDRIIAEIKQAHYFGVIMDSTIDISHVDQLSFCIRYVDEHFRIQERFLLFTDINKSDSQSLFDRLKEILADLGLEIKLIRSQSYDGAANMSGKLSGLQTRVKEENDLALYVHCCAHNLNLVLCDACSECTEAITFFGTIQKIYNFFTKSQPRHNALEAAQKELSLPAKKLHKQCDTRWYCKQEAVKSIKETYPALLLALENLAESERNAESRADINGLLGFISNIEFLLMLEIWMEILTDIKGLSEYLQKESMDLVTASRTVKSTQKTLKENRTDTHFQELLHKARTTAEEEGVPNEFTTPRIRRRKNMPGERTRDDPVIDPEDRFRINVFYRIYDTLHGELESRFEDYHSVVKRFACLMPSNIGDIEGIKELSAIYESDVDKDLVLSEYKQFTHFFKDSQVFAEKKPQSVQDMLLVIKENDLNNAYPNLTVLYLILGTIAISSATAERSFSRLKLIKSYLRSTMSEERLSSLATISIERDLVDTINFDAVIDMFSTMRQRRIVLH